A window of [Clostridium] innocuum genomic DNA:
ATCCCTGAATGTTGCTGTTGCGGCAGGAATCTGCATGTATGCGTTTAAAAAATGAGGAACGCAGCTAAAATAATCGTTTTGGAATCGTAAGAGGTGTATGGCGATTATCACATCAGTATCACACGAAGTTTTAGTTTGAATGCTTATAGCTGAAAAATAATATAAAAATATGACAAAAAAAACTTTCCCTGTTTTTTCTATGTTATAATATAAACGTTAAGATTTTGGCAATGCAGAAGGGCTTTTGTGGAAATTTGGCTGACTTTTCATACCTTAAATGTCTATGAACCTGAACTATTATGGAATGGGGAATTAGCATAATTCACAGGTGAGAATGGAGTTTTCTGCATATCCTGCATAGAGAACAGCTGATTATGAAAATTACCTGTTTCATAAAGTATAACTTGTGAAGCATTGCCTGCTGAAAAAAGGAGAAGAGAAAAATGAATGTTAAGAAATTGAAGAAGAACAAGAAGGGATTTACGCTGGTTGAGATCATCGTGGTTCTGGTAATCATCGGTATCCTGATGGCGCTGGCAGTACCGGCTGTTATGAAGTATATCAATGAGGCAGCAGATACGAAGGTGCAGTCTCAGGTAAGAGCAGGTTATGTTGCAGCTCAGTCTTATGCCACAAGCCAGATTGGTGAAAATCCAGGTATTTCTAATGATGATTTGACAACAAAAGTTAATAATGTTGATGCCATTAATGGTGAATTAGGTCTTTCTAAAACCGGTGATGACGGCGATGCTAAATATCCGGAAGGTGCTGTTAAGTCGATTACATGCACGCTGACAGAAAAGAAGATAGATAAGTGTGAGATTCAAGTTGAAGGATCTGATGATACGTACACAGCAACGCAAACAGAAATTAAGAAAAACCAATAGATTTGATTAAATATAAAGCCTCTTCCAAGAGGCTTTATATTTACACTTTTAATTAAAGAAGGATGGTGAGTAAATGGACTCTTTACTATTACTGCTATATCTATATGCATTCCTTATTGGAATTTGTATCACTAGTTTTTTGAACGTGGTAATATGGAGACTTCCTCAGGGCTTATCCTTTGTAAAGGGGAGATCCTTCTGTCCTTCATGTCATCATCAGCTGCAGTGGTATGATTTATTCCCGGTGTTCAGCTATCTGTTTCTGAAAGGGAAATGCCGATACTGTGGTAATAAGATTTCAGCACGTGAAACTGTACTGGAGTTTCTTGGAGGCTGTATCGGGATGTTTTGCTTTTATACCTATGGGTTTTCCTGGGATACTGTTCTTGTGTTTGCAGTATTCATGATTCTTTTCACAATCACCATGATTGATTTTGATACTATGACAATACCAAATGGTTTAATTATATCTTTAATTGTTCCTGTTGGCATTTTCACAGTATTGCATCCGGAAACAGCGTTAATGACAAGAGCTATCGGCTTTTTCATTGTCAGTCTTCCGATGTATCTGTTGACGCTTCTGATTCCGGACTGCTTTGGCGGCGGGGATATCAAGCTGATTGCTGTAGCCGGCTTTCTGCTGGGATGGAAGCTGACACTCCTTGCGTTTTTTATCTCCGTACTGATAGGAGGAAGCTATGCAGTATATCTGCTTTTGTCAAGAAAAACACAAAAGGGAGCGCATATTGCCTTTGGACCGTATCTGTGTGCAGGGATTATGATATCATTACTTTATGGTGAAACTCTGATACAGAGGTATCTATCGTTATTTGGATTATAAAACAGGCTTGGAGGGAATACAGATATGGCGGTTTATAAATATACGGCGAAAGATATAAATGCCAAAAGGATAACCGGAAAAATGGAAGTGAACAGCAGGAGTGAGCTTGCTGCTTTTCTGCGTTCCAGGGATCAGTATCTGATTGACTGTAAGGATGTGACAAACACACAGCAGAATACATATAAACTGACTCTGAAGGAGCTGTCTGATTTCTCTCGACAGCTGGGAGCGATGATTGGCTCCGGTGTCAGTCTGATACGTGCAATGTCTATTCTTGTACAACGAGAAAGCAAACCGAAAATCAAAAGTATTTATACGGATATGTACCGTAAGCTGCAGCAGGGACAGACACTGTCAATGGCTATGGAATCTGAAGGAAAGGCGTTTCCGGAGCTTATGATCAATATGTATCGAACCGGAGAAAGCAGCGGACAGATGGAAAAGGTTGCTATGACGATGGCTTTGCAGTATGAGAAGGATGATCATATCAAGCGAAAGATACGCAATGCCATGATTTATCCGATTATTCTGTTATGTGTAACCGTTTTTGTTATCATTGTTGTATTTACTTGGATTATTCCAAGCTTCTCGAGTGTGTTTGAAGGAATGGAGCTTCCGTTGATTACGAAAATTGTAAATGGTCTTTCGCAGATTATGATACATTATTGGTACTGGCTTCTGATTGGCATCTTATGTATATTTGCGTTCATCACAACGCTGCTTCGCATAGAGAAGGTTCGGTATCGGTTTGATAAACTGAAGCTGAATGTTCCGAAAATCGGTAAGCTGCTGTGTATCATTTATACAGCGCGCTTTGCCAGAAATATGTGCTCGCTTTATACAAGTGGTATTTCCATCATCAACGGTATGCAGATCATACGCAATACGATCGGGAATAAGTATATAGAATCTCAGTTTGACGGAGTCGTGAATATGGTGAGAAACGGAACCTCACTGTCACAGAGCATACAGAAAATTGACGGCTTTGATCCAAAGCTCGCAAGCTCCATTTACATTGGAGAAGAAAGCGGACGTCTGGAAACAATGCTGACATCTCTGGCAGATGATTTTGATTATGAATCCGAGGCTGCATCTCAGCGTATGGTCACACTATTGGAGCCGGTAATGATTATAATTCTGGCATTGATCGTATTGTGTGTCATGCTGGCGGTATTGCTGCCAATCTATCAGATGTATCAAAATCCAACGAGTCTAAAGTAAAGGGAGAAGCTTATGGCAAAAGAATATGTATTATTTATATCATCACATGCCGTACAGATGATTTACGGGTCATGTGATAAAAAAGATATGGTAAAGGTAGAAGCCTTTCATGAATATCCTCTGGAAGAAGGCGCAATGATCAATGGTGTGATTACCGATGACTCCTCCATCCTTGACATTTTGAAGGAGCTGCAGGAAAACGGCTTAAAGGAAGCCCGGCTTGTAATCGACAGCGGGCAGATTCTTGTGAAAAACATACGGGTTCCCCAGCTTTCAAAAAAGGAGCTGCTGAAGGTCGCAAAGGATGAATTAGCTGATATTGATGGCAGCTATGAGGATCTGATTTACGATTACAGTGTATTGCAGTCATCGTTTGAAGAGGAAGAGAAAAAGGGCGGAGAGATTTTATGCTGTGCTGTTGAAAGAAAATTGCTTACCAGCTATATTGAACTGTTTGATGCCACAGGTATCAGGCTGAAAAGTGTTGATATCTCCATTAATGCCTTGCATAAGCTAACGCAGGAGCTGGCAGATTTGAATGGAAAAACCTATATTGTATCGGTTCTGGACGGTAATAATGTATCCTCTTATCTGTTTGAGAAAAACCACTATACCTTTTCTAACAGAACAAGGCTGTTCTCAGAGCGGGGAACGCAGGCTTTTATTTCTGAAATGAACAGTAATATATCCCAGCTGATCCAGTTCAGCAAATCCAAGCAGAGTCCGTACCCTATTGAGAGAGCATATTTCTGCGGTCTGGATGATGCGGAGGAGCTGATGGTTTTTGAAAGTATACGTAGCAATCTGAATTTGCAGGCGGAACAATTTCCGGATTCCAAGATTGTCTATGTAACCGGGGATCACTATAAGGATTTCCATTTGCATGATTATGTGTTCCCCGTAGGGTGTCTGATCAGAAAGTGAGGTGCAGGAGATGTTTCAAAATGGATTGAAAAATAAAGATATTGATTTACTGAAGGTCTATAAACAGAAAAAAGAAGCCTCTCCATATGTCGGCACCTTGAAATATTTGGTGTTTCCCATCAGTGCAGCTGTTATCTTGATATCCTGGTTTGGTATTGTGACCTATCAGAACCATGCATTGGACTCTGATATTGCAGCAGCAAAAGCAGAATTGAAGCAGGTGCAGAAGCAGATTGCAGAGGATCCCAATTTAGAGAAATACCAGTCCTTGCAAAAGGCGATGAATGATGTAGAAAAGTATAAGACGCTGCATAAGGACATTCAGTCTTATCCGCAGCTGAGTCAGAATACATTCGATCAGATATTGATTGCTTCCGATGTGAATACTTCCATTGTATCATTATCTTATCAAAGAGAAACACAGGTGGTGACATTACAGGTGGAATCGCTTACAGCGGAGGATACGGAGCAGTTTGTCAGAAGACTGAAAAAGAGCAAGACCTTTGAAACCGTTGATTATGCAGGATATGCGCAAACAGAGAAGACAACAAAGACTGCGGAAGCAAATGAAAAAGCTGCAGAAAATGTAAAAGATAATACAGAAAAGAATACGGATACAAAAACAGATACAGAATCCGCAGCACAGCAGCTGCTGGATTTATTGAATAAGACAAATGAAACGAATACACAGGCGGATAAGCAGACAACGACAGTATATTCGGCTACGGTCCTTTGTAAACTGAAGTAGGTGAAAGTATGCAGACATTAACGAAGAGAGAAAAAATATTGCTGTATGTATTATTGTGTATTGTTGTTTTTGCCGGAGGGCTGTTCTGGATGCTATTGCCGGCATTGGAAAAGCATAACACACTGAAGGCGGAATATGATACTGCCCAGCTGGAGCTGCAGTCAGTGAAGGCATCGATGATTGACTATGGTGATTTGGATAAGCAGCTGAAGGAGACTTCGGAGGAGCTAAAGAATATCAAGAATAAATTTTATGAAGAAATGAATAAGGAAGATGTTGATAATCTTATCACCTCCATGACGATTGAGCATGGACTGACGCCTGTCAGCCTGAGTATCGCCGAGGCTGATCAGGAAGACATTCTGAGCTATACCGAATATCAGCTGCAGCAGAAAAAAGGTTCTTCCTCCAAGAACAAGGATGGAAAACTGAAGGTTTATAATGTGAATCTGAGTGTGTCCGGTGCAATTACGGATGTTCAGACACTTGTAGATGATGTGAGAACGACAAAGTCATTAAAAGTATCCGGTATTACATATTCGGAAGAGGATGATGAAAAAACAACAACGATTACATTTAAGCTGTTCATGATATAAAGATAGAGAGGTGAGAATATGAGAAGAAATCAGAAGGGATCGGCTTTGCTGTGGGCCATCACCGTCATCATGGTTTTGATGATAACCGTTGCAGCTGCACTGGGTATTTCATATTCTTACTATAACAGAAGTGTAAACAATAACAGCAAGCGCCAGGCTTATCTGACCGCAAAGGGTGTTATTCAGAATATTGTAGAGAAAATCGAGCTGGACAACAGTGATTATATCGCTATGATACCAGAAGAGGAAAACCAGTCAACACCATTGAATATAGATATTCCGGAAGCGTCCAATATCGGAAAGGTGACGGAAGCGAAAATTTCCCGTGTTGCGGTGGATAAGGATAAAGATATACGTGGCAAAATTACGATATCGGTTACTGTGGATTATGCAGAGCAGACAGAGACTGTGAATGCCGATATGCAGCTGGGAAGAACCGGAGATTTGAAAAAATGGCAGTTGTTAAAATACTATAAAGGACAGGGTGCTGAGGTACAGGAAAATATCAATATCAAGAATGCGAAGATTATGATGTCGCATTTAACACCTTTATATGAAGCAGCGTGCACAGGTAATAAAGTCATGCAGGAATATGTGAAAAGCGATGCTGAAATATATGAAAGAATGATTGCAGAGTATGGAGAAACATGGGAAAAATATGCCAACAATGGATATTATAGCAACGATCGTATGAGAGAATATCTTTACACAGGTGTTTATAACAGCAGCATACCGAAATTCGATAATAGTGCAGCATCAAATTTTCCGGAAAAATTTGAGGGTAAAACATTTTATATGAAAACCTATTGCTCGGATGGCAAGAAATTGTCATTTGTATATGCGAATGAAAAAAGCACTATGAATAATGGCGATTGGGAAGCTTCTATGATATTTAATGTTGAGGATGGGCATTGGTATGATGTAACGGAACTCAATGGCAATAAAATTATACCGCTTAAAATTTTAGGTGAGCTGGTAGATGGTAAAGAACCTGAAAATGAATTGCTTAAATGGGAAGCGTTTAAAAAGAAGTATTTTATACCGGAACGATGTGTTGATTAAAGATAGAGGTGATGGAAATGAATAAAAGGGGTATGACTTTAATTGAAATGATTGCAGCTCTAGCGATTCTTTCCATAGCCAGTTTAACGCTATTTGGAGGATTTTCTGCAGTATTAAAAATTATGGGGAATTCAAGCACAATTAAAAACAACAGTGATATGCTTCTTTCTTATGCAGAAGAAACAATGAACAATGATGTGCGAGATAATATTCAAATAGATACAGATAAAGTAACCTATACGATTTCATCTGATCGTGTAAGTGTACCTGTCGCTAGAAATATAGCAATACTGAATGTAAAGGACGATGACAGAGTACATCTAAAGGCACTGGAAGAACCGGGTAATCAGGAAAAAGTAAAGAATACTTCCGTTTATAAAGAATTTAAATCAAATCTTGATGAATTTTATAAGTCAATTAAGAAAGCAAGAGAAGCACATGAAGAAATGGAAAACGGGGATTCCTATAACGCTTCTTTGAAAAATGTGCATATTCTGATGTCATCTAATTGGATACAGTTTCCAAAAGAGCTTCTTCCGGGAAGTTATCGCTCAAAGCTTGGAGCACAGGATGTTTACGTCTTTCCATATTATCCATGGGAGATAAAAAAAGGCGATTTACAGCACGACCATGGTGGTCTTATAATCATGTTAAATCCAAGGAATGAATTAGTAGATACAGATATAGATTTCGATGATTATCTTTATATGATTTATGATTATGATAATGAACGCTGGTATTATTGTGATCAGGACACTTGTAGAATCAAGGTTGTTTTTTCCTCTTCAGATGGAAAAGTGCTGTATGATGTGAAAAATAATGGCTATATCAAATCTTGGACAGATATGAAAGACATTGTTAAGAATCCGAAAAATGGATGGAAAGTATTGGATATCGATGCAGAATATAATACGAATACAGATTCTATGTGGAAGAGTGTAAGCTGATGATGGAAGGAGGCGGCAGGTATGCACTTGAATAAAAAGGGAATGACGTTGATTGAAGTAATTGTAGTTCTGCTGCTGTCCTCCATTTTAATGGTAATTGCGGGTGGTCTGCTTTTGAATAGTATGGGGTATTTTAATCGTACGGCACAAAGCAATTATGAGAAGCAGGCTGTGGATGCTATTTCATCCTATGTAAGGGGGCAATTGGTTTATGCCAGTGAAGTACAGATTGCCACGCAGAAACCGGATAAATCTGATGACTGGCATTGGATTTCAGTAAATGACGATAATCGCCTGATGAAGGATGATACGGCAGTATACAATGCTGATTTTTATAGAGGAAGGAATTTGAAAATCACTGCAAAATGCTATAGTGATAATTATCGTTTGGATTTATCTTTCGCGTTTACTGATAATGAGAAGCAGGTTTATAAAACAGCTTCTACGCTGGAACTGGTGAATATTAAAGCAAAGGATAAAAAAGGAGAAGCTATTGCTAATGCAGGAATAAAAGGAAAACAGGTGGATATTTCAGATCACGATCAGGCAGAAGCAGGCTATAAAATCTATTATAAAATAAATGGGGCATTGAAGATCGTGGATGATCCGGATTATCAATATCCGGATATCGATTATGATGATCCTGTATTTGAAGGTACCGTATACGATGAGCTGATGTGTAGAGATGCTTCCATTACCAAGCCGAATGAGGCAGGGAACAATAAGGGAACATGGCTTGCAAATCATGATTATAAAAAAGGGGAATTTGTTGATTATCTGGGTATGACATATCGTGCAGTAAAGGATGTTAGAAATGGAAATGATCCCTTGACGAATCATGGAAATGCATGGAAGCCGGTAAATCCTCCATATTGGGTGAAGGGTGCCAGCTATGAAGCAGGGGATGTTGTTATATACCAAATCACAAACACATATTATCAAGCAACAGTGCAGATTCATAATAGCGTGGAGTCACCGGATAACGATAAGCAGAAATGGCATAGGTTAAATACGGCGGAATTGAATGAGATTATAGAAGAACATAAGAGTAAAGATTTTTGTGATATAGATAATAAAGATGAAGGCGATTGGACTGTCGGGGGAGAGAAAGC
This region includes:
- a CDS encoding type II secretion system F family protein; amino-acid sequence: MAVYKYTAKDINAKRITGKMEVNSRSELAAFLRSRDQYLIDCKDVTNTQQNTYKLTLKELSDFSRQLGAMIGSGVSLIRAMSILVQRESKPKIKSIYTDMYRKLQQGQTLSMAMESEGKAFPELMINMYRTGESSGQMEKVAMTMALQYEKDDHIKRKIRNAMIYPIILLCVTVFVIIVVFTWIIPSFSSVFEGMELPLITKIVNGLSQIMIHYWYWLLIGILCIFAFITTLLRIEKVRYRFDKLKLNVPKIGKLLCIIYTARFARNMCSLYTSGISIINGMQIIRNTIGNKYIESQFDGVVNMVRNGTSLSQSIQKIDGFDPKLASSIYIGEESGRLETMLTSLADDFDYESEAASQRMVTLLEPVMIIILALIVLCVMLAVLLPIYQMYQNPTSLK
- a CDS encoding prepilin peptidase, whose translation is MDSLLLLLYLYAFLIGICITSFLNVVIWRLPQGLSFVKGRSFCPSCHHQLQWYDLFPVFSYLFLKGKCRYCGNKISARETVLEFLGGCIGMFCFYTYGFSWDTVLVFAVFMILFTITMIDFDTMTIPNGLIISLIVPVGIFTVLHPETALMTRAIGFFIVSLPMYLLTLLIPDCFGGGDIKLIAVAGFLLGWKLTLLAFFISVLIGGSYAVYLLLSRKTQKGAHIAFGPYLCAGIMISLLYGETLIQRYLSLFGL
- a CDS encoding prepilin-type N-terminal cleavage/methylation domain-containing protein, with amino-acid sequence MNKRGMTLIEMIAALAILSIASLTLFGGFSAVLKIMGNSSTIKNNSDMLLSYAEETMNNDVRDNIQIDTDKVTYTISSDRVSVPVARNIAILNVKDDDRVHLKALEEPGNQEKVKNTSVYKEFKSNLDEFYKSIKKAREAHEEMENGDSYNASLKNVHILMSSNWIQFPKELLPGSYRSKLGAQDVYVFPYYPWEIKKGDLQHDHGGLIIMLNPRNELVDTDIDFDDYLYMIYDYDNERWYYCDQDTCRIKVVFSSSDGKVLYDVKNNGYIKSWTDMKDIVKNPKNGWKVLDIDAEYNTNTDSMWKSVS
- a CDS encoding pilus assembly protein PilM, translated to MAKEYVLFISSHAVQMIYGSCDKKDMVKVEAFHEYPLEEGAMINGVITDDSSILDILKELQENGLKEARLVIDSGQILVKNIRVPQLSKKELLKVAKDELADIDGSYEDLIYDYSVLQSSFEEEEKKGGEILCCAVERKLLTSYIELFDATGIRLKSVDISINALHKLTQELADLNGKTYIVSVLDGNNVSSYLFEKNHYTFSNRTRLFSERGTQAFISEMNSNISQLIQFSKSKQSPYPIERAYFCGLDDAEELMVFESIRSNLNLQAEQFPDSKIVYVTGDHYKDFHLHDYVFPVGCLIRK
- a CDS encoding type II secretion system protein, translated to MHLNKKGMTLIEVIVVLLLSSILMVIAGGLLLNSMGYFNRTAQSNYEKQAVDAISSYVRGQLVYASEVQIATQKPDKSDDWHWISVNDDNRLMKDDTAVYNADFYRGRNLKITAKCYSDNYRLDLSFAFTDNEKQVYKTASTLELVNIKAKDKKGEAIANAGIKGKQVDISDHDQAEAGYKIYYKINGALKIVDDPDYQYPDIDYDDPVFEGTVYDELMCRDASITKPNEAGNNKGTWLANHDYKKGEFVDYLGMTYRAVKDVRNGNDPLTNHGNAWKPVNPPYWVKGASYEAGDVVIYQITNTYYQATVQIHNSVESPDNDKQKWHRLNTAELNEIIEEHKSKDFCDIDNKDEGDWTVGGEKARCDAPEKQWNVGQVIEPGDYVEDPMNPGQWYRYVYSSPLQPNAQEDNAWAPGGVARNYWKKIDEAWNTNGTYFKGDIVSYTVNGKKLFYQALQRIDGVWNPSTINAGWSKGFESIEELLGNTNISVTCQTYS
- a CDS encoding prepilin-type N-terminal cleavage/methylation domain-containing protein, yielding MNVKKLKKNKKGFTLVEIIVVLVIIGILMALAVPAVMKYINEAADTKVQSQVRAGYVAAQSYATSQIGENPGISNDDLTTKVNNVDAINGELGLSKTGDDGDAKYPEGAVKSITCTLTEKKIDKCEIQVEGSDDTYTATQTEIKKNQ